Proteins encoded by one window of Cylindrospermum stagnale PCC 7417:
- a CDS encoding heme NO-binding domain-containing protein, translating into MYGLINKAIQDMVCERFGKEAWQAIKQKAEVKVDSFLRMEKYPDDLTHRLVKVTSEIVGLSTVEVMEAFGEYWIQYTGKAGYGEIMDMGGDTLPEFLDNLDDIHTRLGVIFPQYNPPSFECDQVEDNSLKLHYHSQREGLAPMVTGLIKGLGTRFNTAVNITQTQYREEGAEHDAFMIEYKPN; encoded by the coding sequence ATGTACGGCTTAATCAACAAGGCTATTCAGGATATGGTATGCGAACGCTTTGGTAAAGAAGCTTGGCAGGCAATTAAACAAAAGGCTGAAGTGAAAGTAGATTCCTTTTTAAGGATGGAAAAATATCCTGATGACCTGACTCACAGATTAGTAAAGGTCACAAGTGAAATTGTGGGTTTATCGACAGTGGAAGTTATGGAAGCCTTTGGAGAGTATTGGATACAGTATACTGGCAAGGCGGGGTATGGTGAAATCATGGACATGGGCGGTGATACGCTGCCCGAGTTTTTGGACAATTTAGATGATATTCATACTCGTTTGGGTGTAATTTTTCCCCAATATAATCCCCCTTCTTTTGAGTGTGATCAAGTAGAGGATAACTCCTTGAAATTGCACTACCATTCACAGCGTGAAGGACTAGCTCCAATGGTTACGGGACTGATTAAGGGTTTAGGGACAAGGTTTAATACAGCAGTTAATATTACTCAGACTCAATATCGAGAAGAGGGTGCCGAACATGATGCTTTTATGATCGAATATAAACCTAACTGA
- a CDS encoding ATP-binding protein: MNRNTSEHRQFSLGELPPQQPLRLERTLTALETGGFSLSGLLLWLGVAPSIHLALGPQAMLVWLPAAIVSMLLNLQVSRLGKHYPDTAGGTPNYTTKLLKDYPYLATYGAVGYLMGWVSVPPINAIILTNLIKTQLTSINIACPETLLKIGFTLIPFILAFSSIRASSILHLFFVLPAIGFLVVFCVQGMGWLAFSPASPGFFPSLETWQPTSLHFVDWAKWFFIAIYCTYAGESASSFVADSKRPGETLRFLKLTASLIPIVYLGGSWVLMRLNTGSHHGNDTFSNLLAAALPFWGESASVLVTFLIVCGAFLSSATAVSNCPRIFYQLAIDGYLSPVFAVLSRRGVLVPGLVFTLLLSLICLAWGDVSRIVMVAGTSYVVAMMAIHLGIWLRRQHPEALAPWWSLGIFLMEAVVLVVGGWAWGWQDWTVGMFLPIAIVFVDVAIRRISWAPFHRHWWIERDRTQAYNPKKDFVATQVVVLLLLVCAAVTVTWVVKGLLDDTLSSASKDLFVVLLIAIAFVSVAVACWTSLPQVAAIDEARQNAENLFITALDTVLDTILVVDQDGVINQANPAAEPLLGINNYNLLGQKLNNFLPGLPSNPAIWQNRSEQTLERRQSLRVIEATISQRRQKFNKQYIVILRDVTERKQAEAQLQQALRNQEELAVTATAQAQQLKIALKNLQTTQLQLIQTEKMSSLGQLVAGVAHEINNPVSFIYGNLSHVDQYTQDLLTLVNLYQQNYPQTNREIQDWIEDIQLNFLIDDLPKTLTSMKVGANRIREIVLTLRNFSRLDEADMKLVDIHQGIDSTLLILNHRLLKKPDSSSIQIIKKYGNLPVVECYVGQLNQVFMNIIGNAIDALQQQYQHRSQAEIQNKISAITISTQVENEQWVKISIKDHGPGMTEEVRARLFDPFFTTKPVGKGTGLGLSISYQIVVNKHGGKIKCVSSLGQGTEFVIEIPIQQNQPTKINMG; this comes from the coding sequence ATGAATAGGAATACCTCAGAGCATCGTCAGTTTAGTTTGGGTGAGCTTCCTCCTCAGCAGCCATTAAGGCTAGAGCGAACTTTAACAGCGCTGGAGACTGGAGGCTTTAGTTTAAGTGGCTTGCTGTTGTGGTTGGGAGTTGCACCCAGTATCCACCTAGCCCTTGGGCCTCAAGCTATGCTTGTTTGGTTGCCAGCAGCAATAGTGTCTATGCTGCTAAACCTACAGGTATCTCGCTTGGGAAAACATTATCCAGACACGGCTGGAGGTACGCCCAACTATACTACTAAATTACTCAAAGACTATCCATATCTAGCTACTTATGGAGCGGTCGGCTATCTGATGGGTTGGGTCTCTGTTCCACCAATCAACGCGATCATCTTAACCAACTTAATCAAGACTCAGCTAACATCTATAAATATTGCTTGTCCAGAGACTTTACTAAAAATTGGATTTACGTTAATCCCCTTTATTTTAGCTTTTAGCAGTATCCGCGCCTCAAGCATCCTGCACTTATTTTTTGTTCTACCAGCGATCGGCTTTTTAGTTGTTTTTTGCGTTCAAGGTATGGGCTGGTTAGCATTTTCTCCAGCTAGTCCTGGTTTTTTTCCATCCCTAGAAACGTGGCAACCAACATCTCTGCATTTTGTAGATTGGGCGAAATGGTTTTTCATTGCTATCTATTGCACATACGCTGGTGAAAGTGCTTCTTCATTTGTCGCCGACAGCAAACGTCCTGGGGAAACTTTGCGATTTCTGAAGTTGACAGCAAGTCTGATTCCCATCGTTTATTTGGGTGGCTCTTGGGTGCTGATGCGTTTAAATACGGGTTCACATCATGGGAACGATACTTTCTCGAACCTGTTAGCAGCAGCTTTGCCATTTTGGGGTGAGTCGGCTTCAGTTTTGGTGACTTTTCTGATCGTCTGCGGCGCATTTCTGAGTTCAGCGACAGCCGTTTCTAACTGTCCGCGAATATTTTACCAATTGGCGATTGACGGCTACTTGTCCCCTGTGTTTGCAGTGTTGTCTCGCCGTGGTGTACTTGTACCCGGTCTGGTATTTACCCTTTTACTCAGCCTGATCTGTTTAGCTTGGGGCGATGTATCCCGCATAGTGATGGTGGCTGGTACTAGCTATGTGGTAGCAATGATGGCAATCCATTTAGGAATATGGCTGCGCCGCCAGCACCCAGAAGCACTAGCTCCCTGGTGGTCACTGGGTATTTTCTTGATGGAGGCTGTTGTATTAGTTGTGGGTGGCTGGGCTTGGGGTTGGCAAGATTGGACTGTAGGGATGTTTTTGCCGATAGCGATTGTATTTGTGGATGTGGCGATTCGGCGGATTTCCTGGGCGCCATTCCATCGTCATTGGTGGATAGAACGCGATCGCACACAAGCCTATAATCCGAAAAAAGATTTTGTCGCCACTCAGGTAGTAGTCCTACTGCTGTTGGTTTGTGCTGCTGTGACTGTCACTTGGGTAGTCAAGGGTCTGTTAGATGACACCCTCAGTAGTGCCAGCAAGGATCTGTTTGTGGTTTTGCTGATCGCGATCGCTTTTGTGAGTGTGGCGGTTGCTTGCTGGACTAGCTTGCCACAAGTTGCTGCTATTGATGAAGCTCGCCAAAACGCGGAAAATCTCTTTATCACAGCCCTTGACACCGTTTTGGATACTATTTTGGTAGTTGATCAAGATGGAGTAATTAATCAAGCAAATCCAGCAGCAGAGCCACTTCTGGGCATCAACAACTACAATTTACTGGGGCAAAAGCTGAACAATTTTCTGCCAGGACTACCGTCCAATCCTGCTATTTGGCAAAACCGCAGTGAACAAACATTAGAACGGCGTCAAAGCTTACGCGTCATTGAAGCGACAATTTCACAACGCCGCCAGAAGTTTAACAAACAATATATTGTCATTCTGCGAGACGTGACTGAGCGCAAGCAGGCAGAGGCACAACTCCAGCAAGCCTTGCGAAATCAAGAAGAACTCGCTGTCACTGCTACTGCACAAGCACAGCAACTAAAAATCGCTTTGAAGAATTTACAAACTACCCAATTACAATTAATTCAAACTGAAAAAATGTCCTCATTGGGTCAATTAGTCGCTGGTGTTGCTCATGAAATTAATAACCCAGTTAGTTTTATTTATGGTAACCTCAGCCACGTTGATCAGTATACTCAAGATTTACTGACTTTAGTCAACCTGTACCAGCAAAACTATCCCCAGACCAATAGAGAAATTCAAGACTGGATTGAAGATATTCAACTTAACTTTCTCATAGATGATTTACCTAAAACCTTAACATCTATGAAGGTAGGTGCTAATCGGATTCGCGAAATTGTCCTAACTTTGCGAAACTTCTCACGGCTCGATGAAGCAGATATGAAACTTGTTGATATTCATCAGGGCATTGATAGCACACTGTTGATTTTAAATCATCGTCTCCTAAAGAAACCTGATTCATCATCAATTCAAATCATCAAAAAATATGGCAATTTACCCGTGGTCGAATGTTATGTGGGACAACTAAATCAGGTATTTATGAATATCATCGGCAATGCAATTGATGCTTTGCAACAACAATATCAGCACCGCTCACAAGCAGAAATACAAAATAAAATCAGTGCCATTACTATCAGCACCCAAGTAGAAAATGAGCAGTGGGTAAAAATTAGCATTAAAGATCATGGACCCGGAATGACAGAGGAGGTCAGGGCGAGATTGTTTGATCCATTTTTCACCACTAAGCCTGTAGGCAAAGGCACAGGTTTGGGATTATCTATCAGCTATCAGATCGTGGTGAATAAGCATGGCGGAAAAATCAAGTGTGTTTCGAGCCTAGGACAAGGAACAGAGTTTGTGATTGAGATTCCAATTCAGCAAAACCAACCAACAAAAATAAATATGGGTTAA
- a CDS encoding phenylpyruvate tautomerase MIF-related protein has translation MPLIKVQTSVSAPEKADVEAMLKSLSAKLAKHTGKPESYVMTAFEPEIPMTFAGTTDPVCYIEIKSVGTMKPEQTEAMSQEFCQQINQSLGVPKNRIYIEFADAKGAMWGWNGTTFG, from the coding sequence ATGCCATTAATTAAAGTACAAACTTCTGTATCTGCTCCTGAAAAAGCTGATGTTGAGGCTATGCTCAAAAGCCTATCAGCCAAGTTAGCCAAGCATACAGGCAAACCAGAATCCTACGTGATGACAGCTTTTGAACCGGAAATTCCGATGACCTTTGCTGGCACTACTGACCCAGTTTGCTATATAGAAATTAAGAGCGTCGGTACAATGAAGCCAGAGCAAACTGAGGCTATGAGTCAAGAATTTTGCCAGCAAATTAACCAGTCCCTAGGTGTGCCTAAAAATCGTATTTACATCGAGTTTGCAGATGCTAAAGGTGCGATGTGGGGCTGGAACGGCACAACCTTTGGTTAA
- the cobM gene encoding precorrin-4 C(11)-methyltransferase, giving the protein MKLCDNSHLDPVSPGVYIVGAGPGDPDLLTVKAQKLLAVADVILFADSLVPEQILALCRQDAQIIRTANKTLEEILPMMIEGVRSHKSVIRLHSGDPSLYSAIHEQMHLLAEANIPFEVIPGISAFQAAAAKLKIELTVPGLVQTIILTRISGRTEVPPGEELASLAAHQASLCLYLSARHVEEAQAKLLEHYPVETQVAICFRIGWPDEKIRVVPLNQMAECTHEEQLHRTTLYVISPALLPAKGRSRLYHPEHSHLFRSSPG; this is encoded by the coding sequence ATGAAGTTGTGTGATAATAGCCATCTAGATCCCGTCAGTCCAGGGGTGTACATTGTGGGCGCAGGCCCCGGAGATCCAGATTTATTAACAGTCAAGGCGCAGAAACTGCTGGCTGTTGCCGATGTGATTTTGTTTGCTGATTCTTTAGTACCAGAACAGATTTTGGCTCTCTGTCGGCAAGACGCCCAGATCATTCGGACTGCGAATAAGACTTTAGAAGAGATTTTGCCGATGATGATCGAAGGGGTGCGATCGCATAAATCTGTGATTCGTCTCCATTCCGGCGATCCTAGTCTTTACAGCGCCATCCACGAGCAAATGCACCTCTTGGCAGAGGCAAACATCCCCTTTGAAGTCATACCCGGTATTAGTGCCTTTCAAGCTGCCGCAGCAAAACTCAAAATAGAACTGACTGTTCCTGGTTTAGTCCAAACTATTATTTTGACGCGGATCAGTGGCCGCACAGAAGTGCCCCCAGGGGAAGAATTAGCTTCTTTGGCAGCACATCAGGCTAGTCTTTGCTTATATCTGAGTGCGCGTCACGTCGAAGAGGCCCAAGCCAAATTACTAGAACACTATCCAGTCGAAACCCAAGTGGCGATTTGCTTTCGCATCGGTTGGCCTGATGAAAAAATTCGGGTTGTTCCTCTCAACCAAATGGCAGAGTGTACTCATGAAGAACAACTGCATCGGACTACACTTTATGTAATTAGTCCAGCACTCTTGCCAGCAAAAGGGCGATCGCGTTTATATCATCCCGAACATAGTCATCTGTTTCGTTCATCTCCAGGGTAA